The Oncorhynchus gorbuscha isolate QuinsamMale2020 ecotype Even-year unplaced genomic scaffold, OgorEven_v1.0 Un_scaffold_867, whole genome shotgun sequence region ctaaaaaaacatCCCAaggccccagggcagtgattggggacactgccctgtgtcgggtgctgtcttttggatgggacgttaaacgggtgtcctgactctctgaggtcattaaagatcccaaggcacttatcgtaagagtaggggtgttaaccctggtgtcctggttaaattcccaatctggccctcaaaccatcacggtaacctaataatccccagtttacaattggctcattcatcccctgtaactattccccaggtcgttgctgcaaatgagaacgtgttctcagtcaatttacctggtaaaataacatgTAAATAAATGGTGCCATCAACTGCTGTTGTGCACTTGAGCAAGACACTCAACCCACAACTGCTGCTCTTGGGGTGTTGCACTGCAGCTGACTGTCTGCTCCAACCGCTCTGCTTGTCTTGTTGGGGAGGATAAAGCACATAGACAAATCTCTATTTCAGGTGGAATACAGGCAATAAAGTAATGTTGTTGTCTCTCTAATCCTCTCCTCAGGAATGGCCTCCTTCGCCTTGGCCCACCTGCTCTACTCCCTCACCTTCCTCTCCACTCGTTACTCCTCCcccagctcctcctcctcactgtccTACTTCTTCTGCCTGCTCCTGTGGCTGCTGGGGGGAGGCCTCTACGCTTTCCTCTTCCCTTTCCTGCAGAAGACGCCGGATGCGGCCGCCCTGACTCCCGGCGTCGGGGTGTACGTGGCTCTGATCGTCCTGATGGCTACGCTGGCGGTTCGCACCCGCCGACCGCTGATCATGCTGGGCAGTTTGATCTtcatgacctctgacctgacgCTGGCGCTGCAGACCTTCAAAGTGACGGAGCACCTGGAGCACGGCAGGCACATCGTCATGACGACGTACTACCTGGCGCAGCTGCTGATCGCCGTGGGTGACATCAAGGCCGCGGAGGGCGGGGATGAGTTTGCCAAATGGAAGAAATCTTAGTTATGGGGTTATGTCAGATAGGGGCCAGGTCCCAATTTTCCACCCTGCTCCCGAAGTGTACAAACAACTGTCCCCTTTCTCACATGGACTTTACAATGGTGGAAACTCCCTCCAGCCAATGCCTACTTATACTACACTCATGCTTTTAAATCAATGACAGGGAGTGTTCAAGTGCACAATTCTGGAAAAGGGTGAAGAATCGGGACGTTGCCATGGAAAGCAAACTTGGGACTACCGTTCTCCGACTAGTCGGCAGCTATAGGAACTTCAGGCTGTTTGTTGAGACTAGACTGAGGATGAGGCAGAAAGAAGTTGAAAAAGGAAGATTCCCCCCCAAAGAAAatctttattaaactaaaccTCAGAGTATCAGGACAGTCTGTCCGTTTGTTGAGAAAACTCAGGGATGGGAAACATAACCACTGCCAAAATTCAGACAGctagatgcaaggactgacatGAGACTGACATGACAGTACTTTCCATAGTCCAGAATAAAGTTAGAAATATCATTCTCCTTCACTATGTCTGTGAAAACAGTCCTACGGTCTTAAAGACATGATTTGAGATGTGATGCACTTCCCTTGCTAGTTGTGATTTATCACACATTCTGTATAACGGTCTGTTGATATGAAGAGACGATTCTCAGAAATGAAGTCCATTatgaaaaaataaaatgtttatttattCATGATGAAATGGGGATGAAAAATAAACAAAGTTGTGTTCCATATTTCATGTTATTTCAGACGTAAGAACTCTGCAAAAGTCACCCATTATGTTTATAGACACAGACAAGACAGAAACATCAACAAAACATTGACAAATGGTGTATATTCTGAATGAAAGACAGTCATTAAAGCCAAACACAAGAAGCCAACAGAAATGCCTTATGGGTAGTGAAACATGATCAAAATGGATTCTAATAAAACATCTGACTAATGAAGCTGAAAGCTGCTAAatgggtaacactttattttaaagCCTAATTACCTGCTATTTATTCAGAAACACAATAACAATTTTATGTAGTTTAACAGCGTAAATTAATTAGTGTTACCCAATAACTAGTTGTAATTGTTAAAATTATTTACCAAGTGACAAGAGGATACCAATTATTACCAAGTAACGTCACACTATGCCAGATATATAAATGGTGACGGGGCTGTGAAATCTCATTACCACTAAATGTGACATCTGATATTTTATGTGGAATCTGAGGGATTGTTGGGCCAGAATCCAAAGGTCAAGGTTTCTCTAATCTGTTCTCTTCAGCAGCTTAACAGCAACAGGGGGGAGTACATCACAAAGCAGGATCAGATAACCTGAAGAAATGTTCAGAAATGACTTACGGTGCCATCTTTATTCAACCAGGAAAACACCTTTGAAGTTAGAAACCTCTTTTGCAAGAGATCAGCAGGAAGTAGTCAGGTGTAGATCATAATGAACATAATGATATATAGAGTGGACACGGTAGAAGTGACTGAACACAAGAGATAGAAGTTTCTGCGTCGCCTGGTGACAGTGATTAGTGAAGCACCCTCTGCTCTCTAAAGCCTGCTACACTCTTATATCCAGCCACCCTGTAACATGAGTCTAGATGGACAACGACATCAGCAGATTTTCCTTAAGgagttcatttaaaaaaaaaataatgtccTCCTA contains the following coding sequences:
- the tmem86b gene encoding lysoplasmalogenase, whose protein sequence is MDILETAAYDRRQRRNTYCVLLLSLSPFFLAIAVYFYLWIPDSSPSILAAAIKAAPVISLALLVLSYKGGRSLLGVAGGLIFSAGGDCCLIWPEMFLHGMASFALAHLLYSLTFLSTRYSSPSSSSSLSYFFCLLLWLLGGGLYAFLFPFLQKTPDAAALTPGVGVYVALIVLMATLAVRTRRPLIMLGSLIFMTSDLTLALQTFKVTEHLEHGRHIVMTTYYLAQLLIAVGDIKAAEGGDEFAKWKKS